Genomic window (Gemmatimonadota bacterium):
GTGCGACGCCGGGGAGGGCGGCAAAGGCCAGCAAGGCCGTTGCCATCGTCACGACGCCGAGTCCGAGGACGAACCGCTTACTCATATCTGCTGACCGCCGAAGAGGATCCGAGACAGGGTTGCAACTCCTTGCCGGGCGCAAAGCTAGCCGAAGTCAGAGGTCCGTTCAACTACGGGACGGATGGGTCGTCTTCCGGAGCGGGGTCCGCCGGGACCAGCTGGCCGCCCACTTTGCGCGGCAATGGGGGAAGCAGGCCCTTCCGCCGGAGAAAGTGGCCCACTTCGAGGCCGATCGCCCGGAAGAGGCCAGCCTCGCGAACGTCGAGGTCGGCGCGGAAAATGACCTCCCGGAAGCCCCGCATCACCAGATCCGCCTGTCGCTTCTTGAAGAACTCGATGGCGTGCATCGAGGCCTCCCAATCGGCAAAGAGCGCCTCGAGCTCGGCGTGATTGGTGGGTCCGGCGGCGTGTCGCGGCCTCTTGAGGGGAATCTGGTCACCCCCACGGGCCACCCAGGTCTCGTAGGCCATCACCGCCCAGGCCTGCGCCAGGTTCAGTGAGGTGTACTCGGGGTTGGCGCTGATGGTCACCAGCTTGGCGCAGCGATCGAGTTCCTCGTTGCTGAGCCCGTGGTCCTCGCGCCCCGCGAGGATTCCCACTCGACCCTCGAGGCTCCGCTCCACCAGCTCCACCGCCGCCTCGCGGGGCCGCAGCGTGGCCCGCTTGGCGGTCCGCTCCCGACCGGTGAGCGCCAGCACGTAGCTGAGGTCGGCGAATGCCTCGTCGATGGTGGCGTGGATCGTCATCCGCTCGAGGACATCGGCGGTGTTGTGCGCCACCCCTTCGATACGGTAGAGGTCGACCGGACACTCCGGCGCCACCAGCCGGATTTCGGTGACCCCGAAATTCTTGGCGACCCGGACACAGGAGGCGAGGTTCACGAGGTCCTGCACGGCCACCAGCACCAGCACGGGCGCCGGCGGCATGAC
Coding sequences:
- a CDS encoding TrmH family RNA methyltransferase, giving the protein MTRERVMPPAPVLVLVAVQDLVNLASCVRVAKNFGVTEIRLVAPECPVDLYRIEGVAHNTADVLERMTIHATIDEAFADLSYVLALTGRERTAKRATLRPREAAVELVERSLEGRVGILAGREDHGLSNEELDRCAKLVTISANPEYTSLNLAQAWAVMAYETWVARGGDQIPLKRPRHAAGPTNHAELEALFADWEASMHAIEFFKKRQADLVMRGFREVIFRADLDVREAGLFRAIGLEVGHFLRRKGLLPPLPRKVGGQLVPADPAPEDDPSVP